A genomic segment from Candidatus Woesearchaeota archaeon encodes:
- a CDS encoding T9SS type A sorting domain-containing protein, producing MNREYANVKANVANAWRRIKDKARQGYENFSSALGRNEDLDKKLAFIKDQPWRFRPGILYNDPEFSGVDTKVKYDNLKLWMDAGWLETEEAKFLHQKFVDEGEVGSDGKPKPFHKMAENELLNYVKRQSNLAAAEKNQQARQYRGMEKFAGLYQKHPKLATALALYSLGMIPMKLPAAEQTADNIFYSQNHQTQEQVVGKANADGATITLDLKGINTFTGDTVDVLNYVAKLQLDGAIVDSTQSGDSTVVKLFAPTTDVKGYNPNLPGNFKLEQNYPNPFNPTTNIEFMVNEHGPVTLDVYNTLGQKIKTLVSQDLEPGRYRAMWAGENDAGNPVGQGVYLYRLTSGDEQQTKKMVSFGGGSGKSEFGYIGGPSAEMAKKNAEGNALTPYQILILGQNATRPPILDKTFLIDVSKDTAIKEYVTLALKPPRWDTPLDDIVLKEDVISGVHGDLWDHVSYVDDDGNPVPDSALAFSFVNPDSSKAILDIVNNRYTELRDLAADSNGTVWYVIRATAPNGAYADADQKVIIRPMRDIKGTVLDNHGNPADAYVMAINANGDTVIARTGQAYSKYPVVNASGSGKGKTNPQADNAFHLQMNPSDGDTLRARLAAGGGWGTPIYIAGLDDTTGNLVVAPTNYRLVTLNFEDYFKGTPVDSVYVKTSMDSGKATAGRTFKASFDEEHIAANGPRHLRSGLILAPGTLDSTLLHYLANADTSDQGLDTAYFEGLVTPDIVEGGYRRNTIPSKKYVALTDSSVKDTIWILGNIPALASQGYINVDQLNATAQFFNDTLKMMTTTKNDTDGYFGENRRIIAIADSNFAHPDSVAKFAYSNMHAVPQGTAPLDLEVRRDYIIVRPANSNSNGTFFMPDSLTVRGGDITINKGLSKDAILNVMGEEALSMILGGVESAIFYPSLYDTHAAGIYPQDLRRQQFITFRGPGRVFPDLPKGFNP from the coding sequence ATGAATAGGGAGTATGCTAATGTGAAGGCTAATGTAGCAAATGCTTGGAGGAGAATAAAAGACAAGGCCAGGCAGGGCTATGAAAATTTTTCATCTGCGCTTGGCAGGAATGAAGACCTTGACAAAAAGCTGGCATTCATAAAAGATCAACCCTGGCGATTCAGGCCAGGCATTCTGTACAATGACCCAGAATTTTCTGGAGTTGATACTAAAGTCAAGTATGACAACCTAAAACTCTGGATGGATGCAGGATGGCTTGAAACAGAGGAAGCAAAATTCCTGCACCAGAAATTTGTGGATGAAGGTGAGGTAGGCAGCGACGGAAAACCAAAGCCATTCCACAAGATGGCTGAAAACGAGCTGCTGAATTATGTTAAGAGGCAAAGCAATCTTGCGGCTGCCGAGAAAAACCAGCAGGCAAGGCAGTACAGGGGAATGGAGAAATTTGCAGGGTTATACCAGAAGCATCCGAAACTGGCAACGGCCTTGGCATTGTATTCGCTTGGAATGATTCCGATGAAATTGCCTGCTGCAGAACAGACTGCTGATAATATTTTTTATTCTCAAAACCATCAGACACAGGAGCAAGTCGTTGGAAAGGCAAATGCCGACGGCGCAACAATTACTTTAGACTTGAAAGGAATCAACACATTTACAGGGGACACCGTTGATGTGCTGAATTATGTCGCCAAATTGCAGCTGGATGGAGCTATAGTTGACTCAACACAATCAGGAGACAGCACTGTTGTGAAACTTTTTGCGCCGACAACAGACGTTAAAGGCTATAATCCAAATTTGCCAGGCAACTTCAAGCTGGAACAGAATTATCCAAACCCATTCAACCCCACAACCAACATCGAATTCATGGTCAACGAGCACGGGCCGGTTACATTGGATGTTTACAATACACTTGGCCAGAAAATCAAGACCCTTGTCTCGCAAGACTTGGAGCCAGGAAGATACAGGGCAATGTGGGCAGGCGAGAATGATGCAGGAAATCCTGTTGGCCAGGGAGTGTATTTGTACAGGCTGACATCCGGGGATGAACAGCAGACAAAAAAAATGGTCAGCTTTGGCGGCGGAAGCGGAAAGTCTGAGTTTGGCTATATCGGTGGGCCAAGCGCTGAAATGGCAAAGAAAAATGCAGAAGGAAATGCATTAACGCCTTATCAAATCTTAATACTCGGGCAGAACGCGACACGGCCGCCGATACTTGACAAGACTTTTCTGATTGATGTTTCAAAAGACACTGCCATCAAGGAATATGTCACGTTGGCTCTGAAGCCTCCAAGATGGGACACGCCATTGGATGACATTGTGCTGAAAGAGGATGTTATTTCAGGCGTGCATGGCGATTTGTGGGATCATGTGAGCTATGTGGATGATGACGGAAATCCTGTGCCTGATTCGGCTCTGGCATTTTCATTTGTAAATCCTGATTCTTCAAAGGCAATACTGGATATTGTCAATAACAGGTACACTGAACTGCGGGACTTGGCTGCTGATTCAAATGGAACAGTGTGGTATGTTATCAGGGCCACTGCGCCGAATGGGGCTTATGCTGATGCAGACCAGAAAGTTATAATCCGGCCTATGCGTGATATTAAGGGAACTGTTTTGGACAATCATGGCAATCCCGCTGATGCTTATGTCATGGCAATAAATGCAAATGGGGATACTGTGATTGCACGGACAGGCCAGGCATACAGCAAGTATCCTGTTGTAAACGCTTCTGGCAGCGGAAAAGGGAAAACAAATCCGCAGGCTGACAATGCTTTCCACCTTCAGATGAATCCAAGCGATGGAGACACGCTCAGAGCGAGATTGGCAGCTGGCGGCGGATGGGGAACGCCAATCTACATTGCAGGGCTGGATGACACAACTGGAAATTTGGTTGTTGCGCCGACAAATTACAGGTTGGTTACATTGAATTTCGAGGATTATTTCAAAGGAACTCCTGTTGACAGTGTGTATGTGAAAACAAGCATGGATTCCGGGAAAGCAACTGCTGGCAGGACATTCAAAGCTTCATTTGATGAAGAGCACATTGCTGCAAACGGGCCAAGGCATTTGCGCTCAGGATTGATTTTGGCGCCAGGAACATTGGATTCAACATTGCTGCACTACCTTGCGAATGCAGATACAAGTGATCAAGGGCTGGACACGGCGTATTTTGAAGGGCTGGTGACGCCAGATATAGTCGAAGGAGGATATAGGAGAAATACGATACCTAGCAAGAAATATGTTGCACTTACTGATTCATCAGTCAAAGATACAATCTGGATTTTGGGCAACATTCCAGCTCTTGCCAGCCAGGGTTATATTAATGTCGATCAACTGAATGCAACTGCGCAATTTTTCAATGATACGCTAAAAATGATGACAACAACAAAAAATGATACTGATGGCTATTTTGGTGAGAACAGACGAATCATTGCGATTGCAGATTCGAATTTTGCGCATCCAGACAGCGTAGCTAAATTTGCTTATTCAAATATGCATGCTGTGCCGCAGGGCACAGCACCGCTTGACTTGGAGGTAAGAAGAGATTATATTATTGTTCGCCCTGCAAACTCAAATAGCAATGGAACTTTTTTTATGCCTGACAGCCTGACTGTGAGAGGCGGCGATATAACAATAAACAAAGGATTAAGCAAAGATGCAATTCTCAATGTTATGGGCGAGGAAGCTCTGTCAATGATTCTTGGCGGCGTTGAAAGTGCCATATTTTATCCTTCTTTGTATGATACACATGCTGCAGGGATATATCCGCAAGACCTCCGCCGCCAGCAATTCATCACTTTCCGCGGGCCTGGCCGTGTTTTCCCGGACTTGCCTAAAGGGTTTAATCCATGA
- a CDS encoding RNA-guided pseudouridylation complex pseudouridine synthase subunit Cbf5, producing MSSLLPVEKVKREILNRIENPSISPKFGADPGARAIPALLDYGIVNLDKPEGPTSHQVSYYVQEALGISKSGHSGTLDPNVTGVLPVALGRATRVVQALLSEGKEYVGIMHLHKEVTREQLETTIKSFVGKIKQLPPIRSNVKRQTRFRKIYYFDILEFNGQDVLFRTGTQAGTYIRKLCHDIGQKLGTGAHMSELRRTKVGHFNEGNIVTLQDLKDAYWFWKNEGNEKFIRKCILPMEQACLGLGKIYLLDSAVDTICHGANLAVPGIARLETGIEKDSQVALMTLKGELIALGKSLMSSKDIHSAGKGLAVKTDKVFMPAGTYPKMQKV from the coding sequence ATGTCAAGCCTGCTGCCAGTTGAAAAGGTGAAGCGTGAGATTCTGAACAGGATTGAAAATCCATCCATTTCTCCAAAATTCGGCGCTGACCCGGGCGCAAGGGCGATTCCTGCACTTTTAGATTATGGCATTGTCAACCTTGACAAGCCCGAGGGCCCGACAAGCCACCAGGTGAGCTACTATGTCCAGGAAGCATTGGGAATTTCCAAAAGCGGCCATTCCGGGACGCTGGACCCAAATGTCACAGGCGTATTGCCTGTTGCGCTGGGCAGGGCAACCAGGGTTGTCCAGGCTCTTTTGTCAGAAGGCAAGGAGTATGTTGGCATCATGCACCTGCATAAAGAGGTAACAAGGGAACAACTTGAAACCACAATAAAGTCCTTTGTCGGAAAAATCAAGCAGCTGCCCCCGATCCGCAGCAATGTCAAGCGGCAGACAAGGTTCAGGAAAATTTACTATTTTGACATTCTTGAATTCAATGGCCAGGATGTGCTTTTCAGGACAGGGACCCAGGCAGGCACTTACATAAGGAAGCTCTGCCATGACATCGGCCAAAAGCTAGGGACAGGCGCGCACATGTCTGAGCTGAGAAGGACAAAGGTCGGCCATTTCAATGAGGGCAATATTGTGACGCTTCAGGACCTAAAGGATGCTTACTGGTTCTGGAAAAATGAGGGCAATGAAAAATTCATAAGGAAATGCATTTTGCCCATGGAGCAGGCATGCCTGGGCCTTGGGAAAATTTACCTGCTGGATTCTGCTGTTGACACAATCTGCCACGGCGCCAACCTTGCCGTGCCCGGCATTGCAAGGCTCGAAACAGGCATTGAAAAAGACAGCCAGGTTGCATTAATGACGCTGAAAGGCGAGCTTATTGCGCTTGGCAAGTCGCTGATGTCAAGCAAGGACATTCATTCTGCAGGGAAAGGGCTCGCGGTGAAAACAGACAAGGTGTTCATGCCAGCAGGCACCTACCCAAAAATGCAGAAGGTCTGA
- a CDS encoding DUF357 domain-containing protein codes for MASKEVTDEKLEKYFRVTGEALGKVRISIAGDFEEEKDWNAVAEDFLDMAKRYYADAGYFREKGEIVTAFAALNYAHGWLDAGARLGLFDVGKDSRLFTVD; via the coding sequence ATGGCATCAAAAGAAGTGACGGATGAAAAGCTGGAAAAATACTTCAGGGTTACTGGCGAGGCGCTCGGCAAGGTCAGGATTTCAATAGCAGGGGATTTTGAGGAAGAAAAGGACTGGAATGCTGTTGCTGAGGACTTTCTTGACATGGCTAAAAGGTATTATGCTGACGCCGGGTATTTTCGGGAAAAGGGCGAGATAGTCACTGCCTTTGCAGCGCTGAATTATGCGCATGGATGGCTGGATGCGGGCGCCAGGCTTGGGCTGTTTGACGTCGGAAAGGACTCAAGATTATTCACGGTGGATTAG
- a CDS encoding DNA-directed RNA polymerase subunit K, whose product MTDKSKKETIVKYSRYEKARILGSRALQISMGAPFKIKLSQEELAKLRYNPVEIAKLEYEQGLVPIEIRREVAHRTSAPKPEEKK is encoded by the coding sequence GACAGACAAGAGCAAGAAGGAAACCATCGTAAAGTATTCAAGGTATGAAAAAGCGAGGATACTGGGAAGCAGGGCGCTCCAGATTTCAATGGGCGCTCCATTCAAGATAAAGCTCAGCCAGGAAGAGCTCGCTAAGCTTAGGTACAATCCGGTGGAGATTGCAAAACTGGAATATGAGCAAGGCCTGGTCCCGATTGAAATCAGGAGGGAAGTGGCCCATAGAACCAGCGCGCCAAAGCCTGAAGAGAAGAAATAA